The genomic window TCAGCGTCTTGAGATTCTCCAATCCGTAAATATTGTAGGGTAGCTCTTGATTTCCTGTCCTCGTGTCCTTTTGCTATAACTTTTTTTTGTCTCGAAGTGGTAAATAATGTGGATTCTCCATTGGTTTATAAAATATGGTAACTTGATACTGGAGTGGGATTGTTGTATTTCTTGATGGGGATCGTGATTTGATGATAAATATGGAATGAAGGAGGTTTCTAGAATGCACTGAATATGGCATGGTGGATGCGAGGTGTTGGGTGATGTATGAAGAGTACCAACGATGAGATCCATTTCAGTTGTAGGGATAAAGTAAGAACAGATTGGAGAAAAATGCAGGGGAAAAGAGGAGAGGACGTGAGCTACAAATGCTGTTCTTTGTTAACTTTGGAAACTTCACTACGTCTGAGGAAAAATGGTTGCTGCAAAGGATACTTCATTTCCTCTGTTACagtcataaaaaaaaagattggaatgTTAAATATTGCTATTTGATTATATTACTGGGAACTCCACTTTGCACTTCTGGTCAGCAATTATCAACCTCTTTCCTGTTCTGTGATATAAACAGGATGACTTGTGTTATTGATTAGAAGGGTTTCTAGGAGACAAAGAACTGGAACTTGTTTTGGAGGGGTAAGGTGAATCTAGGGCTTAAGGTGCGAGTGGTGGTCAGGGCTTAAGAATGTGAGTGAACTTTGTTTATGATTGAGTCTGAACTTATAGAAAATCAATTTGATGACGAATTTATAgttgatttgaaattttaaacaaaGAGAAGAatcttggaagaagaagattttgaagAGAAGGTAAATGTAACAAGGGGAAAATCAGATTTTGTGAGTTGATTTCTAATTTATTAAGCAAGAAACAatgacaaagagaaagaaaagatgcaaaagaaagggaaggaggaggaggacaaATAAAGGaagagagtaaaataatggaagggGGAACAAACtttggaaggaaaaagaagatgaGAAATAAGAGGGGAAGAGAAGATGAAAGAGAACAGGAAGAAAGAGAGGTGATTTTTGTTAAGAAAAAACGTTGTATATTGGATAGTTCATTTACCACATTGGAATTGAGAGCTTTAACAGGCAAAAGAGGCTTTCTACGATGAATCCAATATTTCATTGATTCAGTACTTCTAACTTTTATACTAAGGATTTATTAATTATGACCAACCTATAATTCCTCTTAAATATAACCTAGACTCTTACTGAGATTAAAACTTGATTGTTCTTATTCAACTTAAGTTTTAATCTATTGCTTCTAAGTAATGCTAGACCAATCATAACATCTTCATGCCGCTTTACCTCTAGTTCTCAGTAAATCCAAATTACACGGATTAACGTGAAAAACATAAAATTGACATAAATTGTTTTTCTGTTTGACATAATTGCCATGATAACCTGTGACTGAAGCAGTCCTCTTCAATGATATTTGCGCTATGATGTTTGTAACTAGCTAGTTCTCCTGCAGTATTTCCAGTTGTTCAGTGGCTCATATAGTCTCCCTGTTTCATCTCCAAGACAATTGAACACATTGTTAGTTTGCTCCTCCAATATTTTTGTGCCTCGATTGTGTTATTCATGCAAAATAGCCCTGTCATCTTGCAATCATCAAGTTTAGCCTGTTATTTTTGCAGTTATACCAAGTCAGTAAAGTTCTGCATACTTGAATTGTCTGTCCAGCTGTTATCAAGAGTAAATTATAGAAGACTCAACACACAAGAAGGGATTTCTTCTCTTTCATTGTTTATTCAAATCTTACATTTCTTGTTTTATGTCAtttatactaatttcaaattctCCAAGTAAAGGGTGATAGAATTTCGCCCTGGCAGAATATGTAAAATAATTGAACTATCACTACAATTCCTATGAGTGAAATACCACCAGAACCAGTAAAATTGACtttgcataatcaatgggcttctATATTGGtgctagatgattttttttttccaaaaggaaaaaaaaatgaaaagcaagTCTCACGTTCagttcttttctttgattttctatgtgtacttcatttttttttcccctccttgCTTCTGTACTTACTTGGCTGTGATTTGTCTATATCGTGGTTTGAAGTTCCATTGGGAACATGAAAACGAAAATGAAAAGTCTTGATCTTCTCTGAAACTTATCCAAAACATTGGCCAGTTTTGGAAATTTATGTGGTCAAATCGAATgattttttgttttctttataaAAATATGATTGTTACATTGCAAACTGCCAAAATGATGCATCCAAAGGTCCCAAAATAATATGATTTACTTAAAACGATATTTTCATCTGATGAAACTTGGTGGTTCCGCTCCAACCAATATTGCATAACCATTAACATTGCCATCTTTACCTTTATTTGTTTTTGGGAGGAGATGTTACCTTTATTCTGTtctaaaatcagatctagatcatcTAATGAGAGTTTTAATTAATTTCCTGAAGTTCTTCTACCTATGGAATGAGAACTACCTTGAACTTCTTGCAAAATCAGAAGGACTATAAGCATTTCGTCATATATTTGAACAATAGAAATATGAATACAATTGGGATGGCTTTTCTTCATAAGTTGGTATTTGGGGAACCCTTCTTcgagaaaaattataaaatttgggAATACATGCTACTAGATTCTTTGAGAGTATGAGAAATTTTGAATATTATAGCCAAAAGATAAAATTTGGACAAACTTGTATGAACATGAAAAAAATGAGCATGTAATTAGAACTCTCTTCTTGGTTATTGAAAGCCCTTTTTTTTCCAAGTAGGCACCGGTAGATTCTTGTGTGTCGGATGGTGACCTTGTCCCATTTATAGTGGCAATGACACCCTATCACTTGAGCAGAGTGGTCATTGTCTAGCACATTAAGGGGGTGCTTGGTTGGAGGGAGTGGAgatctggaatcggaatcggaatgggtgactctcattccaaccatttggaatGGGAACGACTCattctatatagaactcaatccctactctcttctatggattcaaatttttattccgattccgatttcgatcacgaaccaaCCGCTTCCGGTGATTTGGCCATTACGATTCTGATTTCAAGCCATTTCAATTCCCATTTCGATTCGATTCTGATCGCGAACCAAGCACTCCCTTAAAAGAGTCAAGCTAGATTAGTTTtagtttatatgagtggatgaaACTTTTTTAATAGTTCATAATCTGTCTAAAAGCTAGTCCTGGAAAATTAGAGAAAGGCAACTCATTGATTTTCAGTTATCATTCTTGAGCTTTTAAATTGCCCTTTTTAGCCAACCTCATGATTATCCCTGCTTAtgccttcttcctctttttcattCCCTTTTTGTTCTTTCATTTCTTTTAATCCTTAAGTTCATTTCCTGTTCTTTTTCCCAAAGTGCCTTGTGTTGTCTGAAATCTCCTTTGTAGGCATTGCTTTTCATATCTCAAGTCTGGATATATAAGAGAGCGAAGAGAAAACAAGTTCTGGAAAGCTACTTAGTGTTGTTTCTGTAGTACCACAAGCCACAATGTACAAACAATTTATGAAAGGACAAACACCAACAACAAGACAGAAGCTATCCACATCACCACCTCTTTTAAAGATCTTTGAGCACTTTATTCTAACCCAACTATAAATGCAACAAATGTTTGCACGACATCAGAAATCCTTGTGCAGGATATCCCCTCGATGAGATCCTTTTTTGTGTTTTTGGATAAAGCTGCTTAATGCAATGAACCATCCTAGACATGCAATTGTAGGACAAACAAACAAAAGTGATCCAATTTAGATAACGTTTTGCAATATTGGCATGTGTAAAGACTAATAGAATGCGTGGAACTTATGCCAGGCACTTGATTgcaaacatttaaaaaaaaaactaggatAGGTACGCCCATATATCACAATGTTGCAAAATGAATGAATAATGAACACTTTATCATCATGCATCCCGGGCGTGCTGTTGAAAGttcttaatttaaaatatctAGCTTCATCTACTTTCACTTCATCAAAATTCATATGAAAAATCTTGAATGCCCTGAATAATCCTTGACTACCACcactagttttagaaaataataaGTTTTTTTCACTTAGATCCAACATTTCAAATAATCATTTACATGTTAATTTATTAGTGAAGGGACACATCTCGTACAAATGTTTTTTTAGAGTCTTGAATCAATAaattactttctatatattttatcctttttttctGGGAAAAGGTTATGCAGAGCCTAACCACTTTCATTGACAAAAAAGAAAGGATATAAAAAAAGGGAGATAAAAGGTGGAAAATAATTAACAAAGAAAAAAtgggaaagggagagagaaacacTAGCACTATTAAGTGGATTGAAATATTCTCAGGCATGGGCATTTTTTCTGGATGATGGACAACTTTTAGTTATATGTGTGAGAAATTAAATATGTTGTCAAAAAATGTTTTAAGGAAAATCAACTTCCGGAATGGGACATGGTGGTGGTGCCGTATTGACTTGTTTAGCATCAGTGCTTTTGCTTGGAGCCGTGAAAGTGGGATAAAGAGTTTGAAACTTCACTAGGAGAAGCAATTAGTTTCGGAGGCTATAAAATATGTTGAAGAATAGTCCCTAGGGCTTTATGTGATACCAAATATAAGTTATCTAGTGAAGGCCTGTGGTTAAGATTGTTTTAATATGTACCGCTCCACTGGATATGGTTAATATGGCTGGCATCATACTTGCTTGATTGGATGGATgagtttccttttctttttttattctttttccccTGGTAATACCTTTGTGTAATGATAATCTGTTAACTATTAATATTATCTTTCAGtagatattttcttttttttttttttttctaggttCCTCTCAGTTTTTACAGGTTTATTCAGTCATTGTTTCTTTGACCAAAAGGAAGGAAAAATTTTTCCTTATTCCTTTCTTTACCTTTTTTAAGACTCTGTCAGTTGTTAGTGTGATGAGCTGATTGCTAACAAAATTTATAATCATAGTTGCCACGAGATCCACTGATCCATGGGTTGAGCTAGTATtccattgttttttcttttttctttctttcttttcttttttttcttttgctggtGGGTGGTTTTCAAAAGGTATACTCTTTTGAACAAAAACACAGTATTATAGACATACCACACGTTTGGTTTTTGGGAATAATTTGGCAAAGTCGTGAAATTCAGAATTTGGGAAAAATCCAGGAAAGTTtgagatatgcaaaaaaaatgtaGAATTATTTGTAAATAGATGCgtgtatataaaataaataccatGGGTCCTTTTCTTCAGTCTTCATTGGCAAATCTTGCTAACAAAATTTATAATCATAGCAGCCACGAGATCCACTGATCCATGGGTTGAGCTAGGAttccattctttttttcttttttgtttttttgctgGTGGGTGGTTTGAAAAAGTATACTTTTTTACAATATTATAGACATCACATGTTTGGTCTTTGGGAATAATTTAGCAAAGTCGTGAAATTCAGAACTTGGGAAAAATCCAGGAAAAGTttgagatatttaaaaaaatgtaAAAGTATTTGTAAATAGAtgcatatatataaaataaatatgatgggTCCTTTTCTTCGGTCTTCATTGGCCAACCTTGAAGGTGTGAGTGATAAAAGGAACAACCTGTCAGCTGTTGGTTTAGCAATGTCAACTGTTCCCATCAATTTTTCTTGGCTTGTTACCGGGTTTAGCAATGTCAGCTGTTGGTTCTTAATTATTTGATACTCAGCCTCTGAGCAAGTGTTCCCTTGTTCCCTCTGTCTCTTTCtttcattctttattttttttaatttgttttatTAAGTCTTTTGCACATGGCAAAGCTGTTTGACGGAACATTCATACTGAATTTTTTAATTGTTTTCATTTGGTGATTGTTGCCATTGTTTGAGCAGGGTTTCAGGAAAGTTGATCCTGATCGTTGGGAATTTGCTAACGAGGGATTTTTGAGAGGTCGAAAAGATCTGCTGAAGACCATTAATAGGAGAAAACCCTCTCATGCTCATAGTCAAACACAGCAGTCTCAACCACAGAATTCCTCGGTTGCAGCTTGTGTTGAGGTGGGGAAATTTGGGTTGGAGGAAGAAATTGAGAGGCTGAAGAGGGACAAGAATGTACTCATGCAGGAACTGGTCAGGCTGAGGCAGCAACAGCAGCCACAGATCATCAGTTACAGACCTTAGGTAAACGCCTTCAAGGAATGGAACAGCGGCAGCAACAAATGATGTCATTTTTGGCAAAAGCCATGCAAAGCCCAGGCTTTTTAGCTCAATTGGTGGAGCAAAATGATAATAACAGACGCATAGCTGGAGGGAACAAAAAACGGAGGTTGCCTAAGCAAGAAGGCAGTTTGGGTGGTGATAGTGCGTCACTTGATGGCCAGATAATCAAGTATCAGCCTCAGATGAATGAAGCAGCGAAAGCAATGCTAAGGCAGATTTTGAAAATAGGTTCATCTCAGCCTAGGCTGGAATCTTTTAGCAACTctgataatattttattagagAGTTTCCCTTCATCTGGAGCATTTGACAGTAGTTCTTCAAGTCTGAATTCTGGAGTGACCCTTGCAGAGGTCCCTCCTAATTCAGGGGTTCCATACGTTCCTGCAAGCTCTGGGTTCTCGGCAATTGGCTCATCTTCAGCTCTGTCTGAGATTCAGTCTTCTGGGGATGTAACAGATATGGTTGCAACCAATGAATTGCCTGATATGGATGTTTTATCGGCAGTTCCAGATTCCATTGCTCCATCGGATATGAATATTCCTGAATTTCCTGAACTAGAAGGGATTATGCCTGATGACGGTGTTGACATTCCAAGTGAGAACTTTGCAATGCCTGACCCAGAGAGCGTGTATATCA from Elaeis guineensis isolate ETL-2024a chromosome 4, EG11, whole genome shotgun sequence includes these protein-coding regions:
- the LOC105034873 gene encoding LOW QUALITY PROTEIN: heat stress transcription factor A-1 (The sequence of the model RefSeq protein was modified relative to this genomic sequence to represent the inferred CDS: inserted 2 bases in 2 codons); its protein translation is MDGAGGGGGAAAAAAATSANPNLNANLPPPFLSKTYEMVDDPATDAIVSWGPANNSFVVWNTPEFARDLLPKYFKHNNFSSFVRQLNTYGFRKVDPDRWEFANEGFLRGRKDLLKTINRRKPSHAHSQTQQSQPQNSSVAACVEVGKFGLEEEIERLKRDKNVLMQELVRLRQQQQXTDHQLQTLGKRLQGMEQRQQQMMSFLAKAMQSPGFLAQLVEQNDNNRRIAGGNKKRRLPKQEGSLGGDSASLDGQIIKYQPQMNEAAKAMLRQILKIGSSQPRLESFSNSDNILLESFPSSGAFDSSSSSLNSGVTLAEVPPNSGVPYVPASSGFSAIGSSSALSEIQSSGDVTDMVATNELPDMDVLSAVPDSIAPSDMNIPEFPELEGIMPDDGVDIPSENFAMPDPESVYIXPLTAVVDEAAVPIETELCVDNIIDILAEDQKLPGIIDSFWEQFLSASPLTGETEEAESSIQETKDMQPGPEHGWDGAQNMENLTEQMGLLSSDPKQ